A single Henriciella sp. AS95 DNA region contains:
- a CDS encoding dihydrofolate reductase has product MPADVRLSIIVARAKNGVIGKDGDLPWRLAADLAMFKKVTSGKPIIMGRKTWESLPKKPLPRRSNIVLTRDWSYAAEGARVYSSFNAAVNASRAIAAKEGENEVFVIGGASLYEKAVPIADRLYVTDVDAEIDGDVRFPEFDESEFVEAGRSSHEKDEKNEYSFVFRILERPEAGV; this is encoded by the coding sequence ATGCCAGCCGACGTCAGACTATCCATTATTGTAGCACGCGCAAAAAATGGCGTGATTGGCAAGGATGGTGATCTGCCCTGGCGCCTGGCGGCTGACCTGGCGATGTTCAAGAAGGTCACGTCCGGCAAACCGATTATCATGGGGCGCAAAACGTGGGAAAGCCTGCCGAAGAAGCCTTTGCCGCGCCGCTCCAATATCGTGCTGACGCGCGACTGGTCGTATGCTGCGGAGGGCGCGCGGGTCTATTCGAGCTTTAATGCGGCTGTGAATGCGTCCAGGGCAATCGCCGCGAAAGAAGGCGAAAACGAAGTCTTTGTGATTGGCGGGGCATCGCTGTATGAGAAGGCGGTCCCGATCGCAGACCGGCTTTATGTCACAGATGTCGACGCCGAGATCGATGGCGACGTCCGCTTCCCGGAATTTGATGAAAGTGAGTTTGTCGAGGCCGGCCGCTCTTCTCATGAGAAAGACGAGAAGAACGAGTACAGCTTCGTTTTCCGTATTCTGGAGCGTCCCGAAGCTGGCGTCTGA
- a CDS encoding SMP-30/gluconolactonase/LRE family protein yields the protein MDFEIFADGLRFPEGPVVMSDGSVIVVEIDSKKITRCWAGGKTETVAEPGGGPNGLAIGPDGALWCTNNGGFLYHERNGLLIPGHCPPDYSGGRIERIDLSTGTVEVVATHCGDRPLMGPNDLVFDKAGNLYFTDLGKTYPTHRDTGGVYFMAAGSDTVEELDYNQISPNGIGLSPDENTVYFADTMTGRVWAYDLESPGVAKQATPFTKGRVVAGMPDLRYFDSLAISAAGNVCVATILKGGITTVQPNGEHSHIALPDPFVTNIAFGGEDMRDAYITMSGTGKLIKCRWPEPGLTLNFNA from the coding sequence ATGGACTTTGAAATCTTTGCCGACGGATTGCGCTTTCCGGAAGGCCCTGTCGTCATGTCGGACGGCTCGGTCATTGTCGTCGAAATCGATAGCAAGAAGATTACGCGATGCTGGGCGGGCGGGAAGACCGAAACTGTCGCCGAGCCGGGCGGTGGACCAAACGGTCTGGCGATCGGACCGGATGGCGCGCTCTGGTGCACCAATAATGGCGGTTTCCTATATCATGAGCGCAACGGCTTGCTGATCCCGGGACACTGCCCACCAGACTATTCGGGCGGGCGCATTGAGCGGATCGATCTGTCGACCGGAACGGTTGAGGTGGTCGCGACCCATTGTGGCGACCGCCCCCTGATGGGGCCGAATGATCTTGTGTTCGACAAGGCGGGCAACCTCTATTTCACCGATCTCGGCAAAACCTATCCGACGCATCGCGATACGGGCGGGGTCTATTTCATGGCGGCGGGGTCGGACACGGTGGAGGAACTCGACTACAACCAGATATCACCGAACGGCATCGGCCTCTCTCCAGACGAGAACACCGTCTACTTCGCCGACACGATGACAGGCCGCGTCTGGGCCTATGACCTCGAAAGCCCCGGCGTTGCGAAACAGGCGACACCTTTCACCAAAGGCCGAGTGGTCGCTGGCATGCCTGACCTTCGATACTTCGACAGCCTGGCCATTTCGGCAGCGGGCAATGTCTGCGTCGCCACCATCCTTAAGGGCGGAATCACGACCGTGCAGCCGAATGGCGAACACTCCCACATCGCGCTGCCCGACCCGTTCGTCACGAATATTGCTTTTGGCGGCGAGGATATGCGCGATGCCTACATCACGATGTCGGGCACAGGAAAGCTCATCAAATGCCGCTGGCCGGAGCCGGGATTGACGCTGAACTTCAACGCGTGA